The proteins below are encoded in one region of Nymphaea colorata isolate Beijing-Zhang1983 unplaced genomic scaffold, ASM883128v2 scaffold0530, whole genome shotgun sequence:
- the LOC116245138 gene encoding decarboxylase iboD-like, whose protein sequence is MTLGGKSGDDVLRLINSACQSPPCFSLHPLVGFPINAIFVEFMQTQNGRAFFADREVNAALKPVLDDYNRMLQSPASLAFMNADSPSGWLCPEALAQVDMAEYECSPEEPHYGFRCWNEWFLRKFRPGARAVGAGSPEGVPRENTIVSSCESTPLLSPLQPQTNGGPASLFEGGTVYQAFLSALFYHRWHSPVDGVVEDVYDIAGTYYLDQSEALPYDEASPDMSQSFLSAVATRKVVVIRAANARVGRVAIIYIGMAEVSSCVTTVRVGDSVKQGTRSATLSSEAPPTQSSSKGRPN, encoded by the exons ATGACGCTGGGGGGTAAGAGCGGGGACGACGTGCTGCGGCTGATAAACTCGGCCTGCCAGAGCCCGCCCTGCTTCTCGCTGCACCCGCTGGTCGGCTTCCCCATCAACGCCATCTTCGTGGAGTTCATGCAGACGCAGAACGGCAGGGCCTTCTTCGCCGACCGCGAAGTCAACGCCGCCCTCAAGCCCGTCCTCGACGACTACAACCGCATGCTCCAGTCCCCCGCCTCCCTCGCCTTCATGAACGCCGACTCGCCCAGCGGCTGGCTCTGTCCCGAGGCCCTGGCGCAGGTCGACATGGCCGAGTACGAGTGCTCGCCCGAGGAGCCCCACTACGGCTTCAGGTGCTGGAACGAGTGGTTCCTCAGGAAGTTCAGGCCGGGGGCGAGGGCGGTCGGAGCGGGGTCGCCCGAGGGCGTGCCGAGGGAGAACACCATCGTCAGCTCCTGCGAGTCCACGCCCCTGCTGAGTCCCCTGCAGCCGCAGACCAAC GGAGGACCTGCCTCCCTCTTCGAAGGCGGGACCGTCTACCAGGCCTTCCTGAGCGCCCTCTTCTACCACCGCTGGCACTCGCCCGTCGACGGGGTGGTCGAGGACGTCTACGACATCGCCGGCACCTACTACCTCGACCAGTCCGAGGCCCTCCCCTACGACGAGGCCTCTCCCGACATGAGCCAGTCCTTCCTTAGCGCGGTCGCCACCCGCAAGGTGGTCGTGATTCGGGCGGCGAATGCGCGGGTGGGGAGGGTGGCGATCATCTACATCGGGATGGCGGAGGTGTCGAGCTGCGTGACCACCGTGCGCGTGGGGGATTCGGTGAAGCAGGGGACGAGATCGGCCACTTTGAGTTCGGAGGCTCCTCCCACGCAATCGTCTTCGAAAGGAAGGCCAAACTGA